Genomic DNA from Endomicrobiales bacterium:
ATGTCTTCTTCCTCAGGCAGGTTCCAACCGCTTTGAATGTCGTTTTGTATTGAAAAAAGCCCTTTTATAATTTTATCCGACTCACCAATAGTTAAAATTTTGCATTTAGCAAGCATTTTCACATGCGCTATTGAGCCTAAAATGTCATAAGGGGCAAGCCGCAAATCAAAACTAAAAGATCCGATGAATTTTTGGTAATTATTAGTCATATTTTATTTATTCCTTTTCTTTTGAGACATTATCGCATTTACTTTAAGCGGGAGTCCGAACAAATTTATAAACCCTTCCGCGTCTTTTTGGTTATAAATATCTTCCTCGCCAAAAGTGGCAAGTTTTTCCCAATAAAGCGACCTATCTGCCTTGCGCGATACAACCTTAATGTTGCCTTTATAAAGTTTTAGTTTTACTTCGCCAGTTACATTCTCCTGAGTTTTATTTACAAAGCTATCAAGCGCCTCCCTAAGAGGTGCAAACCAAAGGCCATTGTAAACAAGTTGCGCGTACTTTGGACCAATACTTTCTTTAAAGTGAAATGTTTCCCTGTCTAAAGTTAGGCACTCAAGCTCTCTGTGGGCGAAATAGAGCAATGTTGCGGCAGGCGCTTCGTAAACACCGCGCGACTTTATGCCAACAAGGCGGTTTTCAACAATATCAATTCTGCCAATACCGTTTGCGCCGCCAATTTTATTTAACCGTTCAATTAGAGCAACAATGCCAAGCTTTGTGCCATTTAATGTTATCGGGACACCTTTTTTAAATCCAATTGAGATTATTGTGGGCTTTGATGGTGCCTTTTCCGGAGATACGGTTAAGGCGAACATTGACTCATCGTATTCATTTTTAAGCTCTTCTAAAATTCCGCCTTCATACGATATATGCCAAAGGTTTGCGTCTGAAGAGTATGGTTTTTTCTTTGTTACAGGAACCGCTATGCCATGCTTTTTTGCATAAGCAATTTCATCTTCGCGCGATTTAAACTCCCACTCTCTCCAAGGAGCAATAATTTTAAGTTCAGGCATAAGAGCTTTAAATGTCAGCTCAAAACGCACCTGATCATTACCTTTGCCGGTAGCTCCATGAGAAACTGCGTCAGCATTTTCTTTTTTTGCAATATCTACAATTTTTTTTGCAATTAGAGGCCTTGCAAGTGAGGTGCCAAGCAGATACTTACCTTCATAAAGAGCGTGGGCCTTTATTGCAGGAACTATATAATCATTTGCAAATTCATCTCTTGCGTCTATAATATAGGCCTTATCGGCTCCGGTCGCAAGAGCTTTTTCTTTTAGGTTAGTAAGTTCCTTGCCCTGGCCAACATCAATGGCGCAGGCAATAATTTGCGAACCATACTTTTCTTTAAGCCATTTTAGCATTACAGAAGTGTCAAGGCCGCCCGAATAGGCTACTACAATTTTTTTTGGGTTCATTCTTTTATTCCTTTCAATATCCGGTTTAGTTTATTTATAAATTTATCAATGTCGGACTTATTTATTATAAATGG
This window encodes:
- a CDS encoding argininosuccinate synthase; translation: MNPKKIVVAYSGGLDTSVMLKWLKEKYGSQIIACAIDVGQGKELTNLKEKALATGADKAYIIDARDEFANDYIVPAIKAHALYEGKYLLGTSLARPLIAKKIVDIAKKENADAVSHGATGKGNDQVRFELTFKALMPELKIIAPWREWEFKSREDEIAYAKKHGIAVPVTKKKPYSSDANLWHISYEGGILEELKNEYDESMFALTVSPEKAPSKPTIISIGFKKGVPITLNGTKLGIVALIERLNKIGGANGIGRIDIVENRLVGIKSRGVYEAPAATLLYFAHRELECLTLDRETFHFKESIGPKYAQLVYNGLWFAPLREALDSFVNKTQENVTGEVKLKLYKGNIKVVSRKADRSLYWEKLATFGEEDIYNQKDAEGFINLFGLPLKVNAIMSQKKRNK